A window of bacterium genomic DNA:
CCCCTCGGGCAGGGAGATCAGGGCCTGACGGCTCAGATGATCGAATCTGTTGCCAGAGAATATAAGTTTATATATACGAATATCCTTTCCTGCCAGAGCATACAGTTTCTGCCGAGTGCTGTCCCAGACCACTCCGTGCCCCCAGGGGAGGCTATCCTCAGCCAGAATTCGGCCCGGTGTGGAAAGATCGAACACGAGCAGGCGGTCCCCGCGGCCGGACTCATCCATCGAGGCGGCCACAGCCAGCAGCCCGCCGGGAAGAATATCGGCCGAGTGGGCGTTGGCTACAGTGGCGTAGAACAGGGCCTTGCCTGTCGCGCGCTCCACCAGCGCCACGCCCTCAGCCGATGAGGTGACAACGAATTCCCGTCCACCCTCCACCGGCTTGCAGTCGGAGGTGGTGGCAAATCTGGCCCGTATGGAGTCGGGCAGGCCGCTCGCCTCATCCGCGCGCCAGGACCAGATTTTTTCGGGCGCTCCCGCACCCAGCCGCAGCACGAACACCTCATCCCAGCCGCAGAGAACGATCTCCGGGGCGGCATTCTGCGCCCTTACCCCGGGGGCGGCTGTCGCGGCCAGGGCCAGCGCCAGGACTGAAATCCAGCTCTTGCCAAACATCATTTTCCTCACAGGTCGAGGTTGAACAGCTCGCCGTATT
This region includes:
- a CDS encoding DUF6528 family protein is translated as MFGKSWISVLALALAATAAPGVRAQNAAPEIVLCGWDEVFVLRLGAGAPEKIWSWRADEASGLPDSIRARFATTSDCKPVEGGREFVVTSSAEGVALVERATGKALFYATVANAHSADILPGGLLAVAASMDESGRGDRLLVFDLSTPGRILAEDSLPWGHGVVWDSTRQKLYALAGKDIRIYKLIFSGNRFDHLSRQALISLPEGIGHEMQPVPGTPFLAVSTSNHCWLFDRDDWSLEPHPLLADSADVKSISVNPVNGRISWTRADSPDWWTSVVRLQNPPGQIELPGQHLYKARWVSPQE